In Desulfoplanes formicivorans, a genomic segment contains:
- a CDS encoding NAD(P)/FAD-dependent oxidoreductase, translated as MNHVQILIVGQGPAGLSAAIYTARAGLSTQILGCAPKIAGDYDIDNYFGFPEPITGSELIERGKAQAKRFGVDMRCERVLGIHPTDKGTFEVKTEKGTITADAIILATGVARVKSMIQNASDYEGKGISYCVSCDAFFYRNKKVMVVGEGIFAANQALELKEYTPHVSICTQGRALTMTPAFLQRLEKADIPILDKTVTKALGENGLEAVLYDDGTTEPMDGIFVARGEASSLDFAYSLGLLRKGVFIEADNEQKTNVPGVFAAGDCVGNFLQISVAVGEGAKAGRSAIKYLKGFNNNGE; from the coding sequence ATGAACCACGTTCAGATTCTCATCGTAGGTCAGGGACCGGCAGGCCTTTCAGCTGCCATCTACACGGCCAGAGCAGGCCTGAGCACCCAGATTCTGGGATGTGCGCCCAAAATCGCCGGGGATTACGATATCGACAACTACTTCGGCTTCCCGGAACCCATTACCGGAAGCGAACTCATTGAACGCGGCAAGGCCCAGGCCAAACGGTTCGGGGTGGACATGCGGTGCGAACGGGTTCTGGGTATTCACCCCACGGACAAGGGCACTTTCGAGGTCAAGACGGAAAAGGGAACCATTACGGCCGATGCCATCATCCTGGCCACGGGTGTGGCCAGGGTCAAATCCATGATCCAGAACGCATCCGATTACGAGGGCAAGGGGATCTCCTATTGCGTCAGCTGCGACGCCTTTTTTTACCGGAACAAAAAGGTCATGGTCGTTGGCGAAGGTATTTTTGCCGCCAACCAGGCCCTGGAACTCAAGGAATACACACCTCATGTTTCCATCTGTACCCAGGGACGCGCCCTGACCATGACCCCCGCGTTTTTGCAACGTCTGGAAAAAGCCGACATCCCCATCCTGGACAAGACCGTGACCAAGGCCCTTGGGGAAAACGGTCTTGAAGCCGTCTTGTACGATGACGGCACCACCGAACCCATGGACGGGATTTTCGTAGCCAGGGGTGAGGCCTCTTCCCTGGACTTTGCCTATTCCCTGGGCCTGTTGCGCAAGGGAGTCTTCATTGAGGCTGACAACGAACAGAAAACCAATGTTCCCGGCGTGTTCGCCGCCGGAGACTGCGTGGGCAACTTTTTGCAGATCAGCGTGGCCGTGGGAGAAGGCGCCAAAGCCGGTCGCTCGGCCATCAAATACCTCAAGGGATTCAATAACAACGGGGAGTGA
- a CDS encoding Smr/MutS family protein, whose product MHSPFKKMKITLASSRKEPPSSDQDVPSEEELFNRAMQDVAPLRGQGRDIAPLPSAEKKQVAAPRTTPSFGELVHQTIEFDLESTHDFIQGYVRGMDPKTFRKLKAGSFSVEAHLDLHGQTLDQAQVSFLDFMRETYLKGMRCVLVIPGRGKNSPLGMGILRQGVQTWLTRDPVKRIVLAFCTAQPRHGGAGALYVLLRKRKKGQGKIFWNKMHFDKL is encoded by the coding sequence ATGCATAGCCCGTTCAAGAAAATGAAGATCACCCTTGCCTCTTCCCGCAAGGAACCGCCCTCTTCCGACCAGGACGTTCCTTCGGAAGAAGAGCTTTTCAACCGTGCCATGCAGGATGTGGCACCCTTGCGCGGCCAGGGACGGGATATTGCGCCCCTGCCATCCGCTGAAAAAAAACAGGTTGCTGCACCCCGAACAACTCCCTCTTTCGGGGAACTTGTGCACCAGACAATCGAATTTGATCTGGAAAGCACCCATGATTTCATCCAGGGCTACGTCAGGGGGATGGATCCGAAAACCTTTCGCAAACTGAAAGCCGGATCATTCAGCGTGGAAGCGCATCTGGATCTGCATGGCCAGACCCTTGACCAGGCGCAGGTTTCCTTTCTGGACTTCATGCGTGAAACCTATCTCAAGGGGATGCGATGCGTGCTGGTCATTCCGGGGCGCGGCAAGAACTCTCCGCTGGGCATGGGCATTCTCAGGCAGGGAGTCCAGACATGGCTGACCAGGGACCCGGTCAAACGGATCGTGCTCGCGTTTTGTACGGCCCAACCCCGACACGGTGGAGCCGGCGCCCTGTATGTTCTTTTACGCAAACGCAAAAAGGGGCAGGGCAAAATCTTCTGGAACAAGATGCATTTTGACAAGCTCTAA
- the rsmD gene encoding 16S rRNA (guanine(966)-N(2))-methyltransferase RsmD produces the protein MHIITGKYRGRAIKTASGPGYRPATARVRESLFSTLESLGMHWESTNVIDIFAGSGSLALESLSRGAPLAWFIEKNPRAARVIKRNLADLAVDRSMYRVVCKDLFKFLDAPCDKRFSLAFIDPPYGRDLLVPAVDKLLTTGLLAPGALVCAEVEAGVDCSDCFKDRLVHIREKNYGQTRIYIWELPADA, from the coding sequence ATGCATATCATAACGGGCAAATACAGGGGACGGGCCATCAAGACGGCTTCAGGCCCCGGATACAGACCGGCCACGGCCAGGGTCAGGGAATCCCTGTTTTCCACCCTGGAATCCCTGGGAATGCACTGGGAATCGACCAATGTGATCGATATTTTTGCCGGAAGCGGTTCTCTGGCTCTGGAAAGTCTCAGCCGTGGCGCTCCCCTGGCCTGGTTTATCGAAAAAAATCCCAGGGCTGCCAGGGTGATCAAACGAAATCTGGCCGATCTGGCGGTGGACCGATCCATGTACAGGGTCGTTTGCAAGGATCTGTTCAAGTTTTTGGACGCGCCGTGCGACAAGCGGTTTTCCCTGGCCTTTATTGACCCTCCCTATGGCAGGGATTTGCTGGTGCCGGCCGTGGACAAGCTGTTGACCACGGGGTTGCTGGCTCCTGGCGCTCTGGTGTGCGCCGAAGTGGAGGCCGGAGTCGACTGTTCCGACTGTTTCAAGGACAGACTGGTGCATATCAGAGAGAAAAACTATGGACAAACAAGGATATATATATGGGAGCTTCCGGCAGACGCATAG
- a CDS encoding Nif3-like dinuclear metal center hexameric protein: MKPEHVIARIQKDAPLWLASSWDHSGIQVRGNRQCINRMAVALDPTAATIGKALDQGADFILTHHPLGLTPRFPAANDELYATMSLLMSQGVWLYAAHTTLDAQPEGPSRWLARELGMINEAVLEPTAKKTALLVRIPHGRDLCPIACPEALTVMEQGDLVELVVWKDQWPRTRQQLESSHGSFDYHALTLEEPAQVYGFGCIGDLQEPVGWPDLQARLARLLGTACWTHIGAAPEAISRVAYCPGSGASLATRAFGAGAHVYITGDIKYHQALDTQHLGLTLDVGHHVLEENMMRVWHETMQQDFAAQGVELVFIPSRDPLRIQCA, from the coding sequence ATGAAACCAGAACATGTGATCGCCCGTATCCAAAAGGATGCCCCGCTGTGGCTGGCCTCGTCATGGGATCACAGCGGCATTCAGGTCAGGGGAAATCGACAATGCATCAACCGTATGGCGGTGGCTCTCGACCCGACGGCTGCCACCATTGGCAAGGCCTTGGACCAGGGTGCGGATTTCATTCTCACCCATCATCCCCTGGGACTGACGCCACGTTTTCCAGCGGCCAACGACGAGTTGTACGCCACCATGTCCCTGCTCATGTCTCAAGGGGTCTGGCTCTATGCGGCCCACACCACCCTGGATGCCCAGCCCGAAGGACCATCGCGCTGGCTGGCCAGGGAACTGGGAATGATCAATGAGGCCGTTCTTGAGCCCACAGCAAAAAAAACCGCCCTTCTGGTCAGAATACCGCATGGACGTGATCTGTGCCCCATTGCATGCCCGGAGGCCCTCACGGTCATGGAGCAGGGCGATCTGGTCGAACTGGTTGTCTGGAAAGACCAATGGCCCCGCACCCGTCAGCAGCTCGAATCCAGCCACGGGTCTTTTGACTATCATGCCCTGACCCTGGAAGAGCCTGCACAGGTTTACGGATTCGGCTGCATCGGCGATCTCCAGGAACCCGTGGGCTGGCCGGACCTGCAGGCCCGACTTGCCCGCCTGCTGGGCACAGCCTGCTGGACGCACATTGGCGCTGCGCCGGAAGCCATCAGTCGTGTGGCCTACTGTCCGGGATCAGGTGCCTCCCTGGCAACCAGGGCTTTTGGGGCCGGTGCTCACGTTTACATAACCGGGGATATCAAATATCATCAGGCTCTGGACACACAACATCTGGGACTGACTCTGGATGTGGGCCACCATGTACTTGAAGAAAACATGATGCGTGTCTGGCATGAAACCATGCAGCAGGATTTTGCTGCACAGGGCGTGGAGCTTGTCTTCATTCCCAGCAGGGATCCCCTGCGCATCCAATGCGCATGA
- a CDS encoding TIGR00730 family Rossman fold protein encodes MPDTKQYLIDDLSSKNSWRLFKIMAEFVDAFEQLDNIGPAVTIFGSARVKRNDPVYLMTYNLAKKIASRQFTIISGGGPGVMEAANKGARDARSTSVGLHIHLPFEQKSNPYIDIKCDFRYFFIRKVMFVKYAKGYVIMPGGFGTLDEFSEALVLMQTRRIKPCPLILVGRTFWQGLLDWVKSSLLASQFVKPTDLSLFHLVDTEEEVLDILARETRHA; translated from the coding sequence ATGCCCGACACCAAACAATATCTGATTGACGATCTTTCCTCCAAGAATTCCTGGCGTCTTTTCAAAATCATGGCCGAATTTGTGGACGCCTTCGAGCAGCTGGATAACATCGGACCTGCCGTAACCATATTCGGCTCGGCACGAGTGAAGCGGAACGACCCAGTCTACCTCATGACCTACAACTTGGCAAAAAAAATTGCGTCCAGACAGTTCACCATCATTTCCGGCGGAGGACCAGGTGTCATGGAGGCCGCCAACAAGGGAGCCCGTGACGCGCGCAGTACTTCGGTAGGTCTGCACATCCACCTGCCCTTTGAGCAGAAATCCAATCCCTATATTGATATCAAGTGTGATTTCAGATACTTCTTCATCCGCAAGGTCATGTTCGTCAAATATGCCAAGGGGTACGTGATCATGCCCGGAGGATTCGGTACCCTGGACGAATTCAGCGAGGCCCTGGTTCTCATGCAGACGCGACGCATAAAGCCCTGCCCGCTGATCCTGGTGGGCCGGACCTTCTGGCAGGGCCTGCTGGACTGGGTCAAGTCCTCTCTGCTCGCATCCCAATTCGTCAAACCAACGGATCTCTCCCTGTTCCATCTGGTTGATACGGAAGAGGAGGTTCTGGACATTCTCGCACGGGAAACAAGGCATGCATAG
- a CDS encoding CDP-alcohol phosphatidyltransferase family protein, with the protein MLKSMFHHPNWTIPNILTLVRILLTPAIVMAFVNNHLELVWIIFAIAGFTDALDGFLARALDQRSLLGAVLDPLADKILLDTTYICIGLQGWVPPWLVVLVVSRDFIIVGGLSLLGFLGVDVTTKIDPSLVSKCNTAAQVALVILILVARTFGWDCSTSESLLVLLVTLLTVVSGVHYLLKGIVFFSEGED; encoded by the coding sequence ATGCTGAAATCGATGTTTCATCACCCCAATTGGACGATTCCCAACATTCTGACCCTGGTCAGGATACTGCTCACGCCGGCCATTGTCATGGCCTTTGTGAACAACCATCTCGAGCTGGTCTGGATCATTTTTGCCATTGCAGGTTTTACGGATGCGCTGGATGGCTTTCTGGCCAGGGCCCTTGACCAGCGTTCGCTTCTGGGCGCGGTGCTTGATCCCCTGGCCGACAAGATTCTGCTTGATACCACCTATATCTGCATCGGTCTTCAGGGGTGGGTGCCTCCCTGGCTGGTGGTCCTTGTGGTCAGTCGCGATTTCATCATTGTGGGAGGATTGAGCCTGCTCGGCTTTCTGGGCGTGGATGTGACCACCAAGATCGACCCGTCTCTGGTCAGCAAATGCAACACGGCCGCCCAGGTGGCACTGGTCATTCTCATTCTTGTTGCCAGAACCTTTGGCTGGGACTGTTCAACATCCGAGTCCCTGCTTGTGCTCCTTGTCACCCTGCTCACCGTTGTTTCCGGTGTTCACTATCTTCTCAAAGGCATTGTCTTTTTTTCCGAAGGAGAGGACTGA
- the miaA gene encoding tRNA (adenosine(37)-N6)-dimethylallyltransferase MiaA: MSMDIVCLVGATGAGKTASSLHLARCFHGEVVNFDSRQVYRDIPIVTAQPSAQEQAVCPHHLYGYLASDIPVQAGRFVGTVRKTLEDITARGNLPVLVGGTGLYLKTLIQGIAPIPDIPGDVRTRIEAMCADQGSPALHERLKRQDPVSAARIHPNDKQRICRALEVLEGTGRPLSWWHVQPAHQPLDIRALKLGIGVDLQALRPLLARRIEVMLELGAVMEMQDAYAACPNRDAPAFTGIGCPELLAHILDGLDLAEARSLWLQNTRAYAKRQITWFKRDREINWFAPHDLREMEERVRAWKGRGSTRYLGC; this comes from the coding sequence ATGAGCATGGATATTGTCTGTCTGGTCGGGGCCACGGGTGCCGGCAAAACAGCTTCGTCCCTGCATCTGGCCCGCTGCTTTCATGGTGAGGTGGTCAATTTCGACTCCAGGCAGGTTTACCGCGACATCCCCATTGTCACGGCCCAGCCCAGCGCGCAGGAGCAGGCGGTCTGTCCCCATCATCTCTACGGATATCTGGCCTCGGACATTCCGGTTCAGGCTGGCCGTTTCGTGGGAACCGTGCGCAAGACGCTTGAGGATATCACGGCCCGGGGCAATCTTCCCGTGCTGGTGGGAGGCACAGGCCTGTACCTGAAAACCCTGATTCAGGGCATTGCTCCCATTCCGGATATTCCCGGGGACGTGCGGACGCGGATCGAGGCCATGTGTGCCGATCAGGGCAGCCCGGCCCTGCACGAACGGCTCAAACGTCAGGATCCCGTGTCTGCGGCCAGGATTCATCCCAACGACAAACAACGCATCTGCCGGGCTCTCGAGGTGCTGGAAGGAACAGGCAGGCCCCTTTCCTGGTGGCACGTCCAGCCCGCTCATCAGCCCCTGGACATTCGAGCTCTCAAACTGGGCATTGGTGTTGATCTGCAAGCGCTTCGTCCCTTGCTGGCCCGCCGTATCGAGGTCATGCTCGAGCTGGGTGCCGTCATGGAGATGCAGGACGCGTATGCCGCATGTCCCAACAGGGATGCCCCGGCCTTTACCGGCATAGGATGTCCCGAACTTCTGGCCCATATTCTTGACGGCCTTGACCTTGCAGAAGCCAGGTCCCTCTGGTTGCAGAATACCCGTGCCTATGCCAAACGGCAGATTACCTGGTTCAAACGGGACCGGGAAATCAACTGGTTCGCACCCCATGATCTCAGGGAGATGGAAGAGCGTGTCAGAGCCTGGAAAGGCCGTGGCTCGACGAGGTATCTGGGCTGTTAG
- a CDS encoding MBL fold metallo-hydrolase RNA specificity domain-containing protein, translated as MKIKFVGAARTVTGSCYILEAAGHRFAVDCGMHQGNREIEKRNYNQINAYHPDKVEFILLTHAHIDHSGLLPRFVRNGFSGPIYTTTPTRDLLEIMLKDSAHIQEMEARWENKRRQRHGREPIDPLYDQEDAQKTIPLIEPVDYDTVFEPAPGIRVKFKDAGHILGSGFIELWVEENGRVQKMVFSGDLGRPNQLIIRDPEVVNDADFLFMESTYGNRNHKDESRSREELAEAIRYSYGHGQKVIIPAFAVERSQELIYSLHLLAKEGKLPEDMPVYLDSPLAIRATKIFRKYREFYDAESQEILSNGEDPLSLPNLRLTLSAEESMEINRLDGPAVVISASGMANAGRIKHHLRHNLWKQGASVVFVGFQAFGTPGRKIVDGAKEIRILGEQIAVNARVFTIGGFSAHAGQEQLLTWLSHFYNPNLRVFLIHGEYEGQKVLASLIRERFGFEVHIPEYLEECDLVPGEAVTPRLEPEKAHPGIDWDYLVEDTRNRVKQLVEKKERLTAMNWVHQTEIRDNLVDINGRLSQLLSEIYPDAGQQTSDH; from the coding sequence ATGAAAATCAAGTTTGTGGGAGCGGCCAGAACCGTGACTGGTTCCTGTTATATCCTCGAAGCCGCGGGACATCGGTTTGCAGTTGATTGCGGCATGCACCAGGGCAACAGGGAAATTGAAAAGCGCAACTACAACCAGATCAATGCATACCATCCGGACAAGGTCGAATTCATCCTCCTGACCCATGCCCATATTGATCACTCCGGGCTGTTGCCACGGTTTGTGAGAAACGGTTTTTCCGGACCCATCTATACCACCACGCCCACGCGTGATCTGCTGGAAATCATGCTCAAGGACTCGGCCCACATCCAGGAGATGGAAGCGCGTTGGGAAAACAAGCGTAGGCAGCGTCACGGTCGCGAACCCATTGATCCCCTGTACGATCAGGAAGATGCTCAAAAGACCATCCCCCTTATTGAGCCGGTGGACTATGATACGGTTTTCGAGCCGGCTCCGGGGATTCGGGTCAAGTTCAAGGACGCCGGACACATCCTCGGATCGGGTTTCATCGAATTGTGGGTGGAGGAAAATGGCCGGGTGCAGAAAATGGTTTTTTCCGGTGATCTGGGACGCCCCAATCAGTTGATCATCAGGGACCCGGAAGTGGTCAATGATGCGGATTTCCTGTTTATGGAATCCACCTATGGAAACAGAAATCACAAGGACGAAAGCCGCAGTCGCGAGGAACTGGCCGAGGCCATCCGCTACAGCTACGGGCATGGGCAAAAGGTCATCATCCCGGCCTTTGCCGTGGAACGAAGCCAGGAGCTCATCTATTCCCTTCATCTGCTCGCCAAGGAAGGTAAATTGCCCGAGGACATGCCCGTGTATTTGGACAGCCCCCTGGCCATTCGGGCGACCAAGATCTTTCGCAAGTACAGGGAATTTTATGATGCCGAAAGCCAGGAAATCCTTTCCAACGGCGAGGATCCTCTTTCTCTGCCCAATCTGCGTTTGACCCTGAGCGCTGAAGAGTCCATGGAAATCAACCGCCTTGATGGGCCGGCCGTTGTCATTTCGGCATCAGGCATGGCCAATGCCGGGAGAATCAAACATCACCTCAGGCATAACCTGTGGAAGCAGGGGGCCAGTGTGGTTTTTGTCGGGTTTCAGGCTTTTGGCACGCCAGGGCGGAAAATCGTGGACGGGGCCAAGGAGATTCGTATCCTTGGAGAACAGATTGCGGTCAATGCCAGGGTTTTCACCATTGGCGGATTTTCAGCTCATGCCGGGCAGGAACAGCTGCTCACCTGGCTTTCCCATTTCTATAATCCCAATCTGCGGGTCTTTTTGATCCATGGTGAGTACGAGGGGCAAAAGGTCCTTGCTTCCCTGATCAGGGAGCGGTTCGGGTTTGAAGTGCACATTCCCGAATATCTTGAAGAATGTGATCTTGTGCCAGGAGAGGCGGTAACTCCCAGGCTTGAACCCGAAAAGGCCCATCCCGGGATTGATTGGGACTATCTTGTGGAGGATACGCGCAACCGGGTCAAACAGCTTGTTGAGAAAAAAGAGAGATTAACGGCCATGAACTGGGTCCATCAGACTGAAATCCGTGACAATCTGGTGGACATCAACGGACGACTTTCGCAACTCTTGTCCGAAATCTATCCGGATGCCGGCCAACAAACCTCGGATCATTAG
- the ftsY gene encoding signal recognition particle-docking protein FtsY yields the protein MGFFSKIKKIWKKDTQDHGAVNEPASVDKATDAAIDSQPQVTTIPDAAAPQTRQESSAPDHQPDEAPSFFRKLIHPQASQPEKSESGEPDAPSAQAAGDTTHGEPAGKQEPLPETFTQEKPKAPQLEPWQQDLVHALDNAEPKLSIWLTHLLTDVSERGEKLWERLHFLLAQLEVPREEADDFIDRFDRWLEDMEYERVEEFRSELQYRLALALDLEDEEDEQSRLFLKLSQGLSKTREQLSKQIDHLLSMTGSFDDEFWEELEEILIMADVGYEASHKLLERLRPKVRREDITDAQAFKDMLKAELVQIFEEARRPAKTGTPEVVLMVGVNGVGKTTTIAKLAHRAQMQGKKTLVAAGDTFRAAAIEQLNIWAKRVGAGFYAKEHGADPAAVAFEAMNMAIEQGYDQVFMDTAGRIHTKVDLMEELKKIKRVLGKKMDGAPHRTILVLDATTGQNALSQVRLFSEAVDLDEIVLTKLDGTAKGGIIVAVALEYKIPISFIGLGEQMEDLRPFSGEDFAKALLD from the coding sequence ATGGGATTTTTCTCGAAAATCAAAAAAATCTGGAAAAAGGACACCCAGGATCACGGGGCCGTGAACGAACCCGCATCCGTTGACAAAGCAACGGACGCGGCAATAGACAGCCAGCCCCAGGTCACGACAATCCCGGATGCTGCCGCCCCCCAAACCCGGCAGGAATCCTCTGCACCGGATCACCAGCCCGACGAAGCGCCCTCCTTTTTCCGAAAACTCATTCATCCTCAGGCCAGCCAGCCAGAAAAGTCTGAATCAGGAGAACCGGACGCTCCATCCGCCCAGGCAGCCGGGGACACAACGCATGGCGAGCCTGCCGGCAAACAGGAACCCCTGCCCGAAACCTTTACCCAGGAAAAGCCCAAGGCCCCGCAGCTTGAGCCCTGGCAGCAGGACCTGGTCCACGCCCTGGACAATGCCGAGCCCAAGCTGAGCATCTGGCTGACCCACCTTCTGACCGATGTCAGTGAACGCGGGGAAAAACTCTGGGAACGACTCCATTTTCTTCTGGCCCAACTGGAAGTTCCACGCGAAGAGGCCGATGATTTCATCGATCGTTTTGATCGATGGCTCGAGGACATGGAGTATGAACGCGTTGAAGAATTCAGGTCGGAGCTCCAATACCGGCTGGCCCTGGCCCTGGATCTTGAGGACGAGGAAGATGAACAGAGTCGCCTTTTTCTGAAACTTTCCCAGGGGCTCTCCAAGACCCGGGAACAGCTTTCCAAGCAGATTGATCACCTGCTGAGCATGACCGGCTCCTTTGACGACGAATTCTGGGAAGAGCTGGAAGAGATTCTGATCATGGCCGACGTGGGCTACGAGGCCTCGCACAAGCTTCTTGAACGGTTGCGCCCCAAGGTACGTCGTGAGGACATCACCGATGCCCAGGCCTTCAAGGACATGCTCAAGGCCGAACTGGTCCAGATCTTTGAAGAGGCCCGGCGTCCGGCCAAGACAGGCACCCCCGAGGTCGTACTCATGGTGGGGGTCAATGGCGTGGGCAAGACAACAACCATTGCCAAGCTGGCCCATCGCGCCCAGATGCAGGGCAAAAAAACCCTTGTTGCCGCCGGCGACACCTTCCGGGCGGCAGCCATCGAACAGCTGAACATCTGGGCCAAACGGGTGGGTGCGGGATTCTATGCCAAGGAACATGGTGCCGATCCCGCGGCTGTTGCCTTTGAAGCCATGAACATGGCCATTGAGCAGGGATATGATCAGGTGTTCATGGATACGGCCGGACGCATCCACACCAAGGTGGACCTGATGGAGGAGCTCAAAAAAATCAAGCGAGTTCTGGGCAAAAAAATGGACGGTGCCCCCCACAGAACCATTCTCGTGCTGGACGCCACCACCGGGCAGAACGCCCTCTCCCAGGTCAGGCTGTTCTCTGAAGCGGTTGACCTCGACGAAATCGTTCTTACTAAACTCGACGGTACGGCCAAGGGCGGTATCATCGTGGCCGTGGCCCTGGAATACAAAATACCCATCTCCTTCATCGGTCTTGGCGAACAAATGGAAGATCTGCGCCCCTTCAGCGGCGAGGACTTTGCCAAGGCCCTTCTGGATTGA
- a CDS encoding twin-arginine translocase TatA/TatE family subunit, which produces MFGIGIPELIIILVIVLVIFGANKLPEIGSGMGRAIKNFKKATSEPEEIDVTPDKDKKDDDTSTKS; this is translated from the coding sequence ATGTTTGGAATAGGGATACCAGAGCTCATTATCATACTTGTCATCGTTTTGGTCATTTTCGGTGCGAACAAGCTGCCTGAAATTGGTTCGGGCATGGGTCGGGCCATCAAAAATTTCAAGAAAGCCACCAGCGAACCCGAAGAAATCGACGTCACCCCTGACAAGGACAAAAAAGACGACGATACATCGACCAAATCCTAG
- a CDS encoding zinc ribbon domain-containing protein, producing the protein MSLYIDQIRQLVILQKIDSQIIEIDKRLEEAPKELESLQEALTTKNERLGQLKERVDILKDQQHKLETDIEEDATRIKKSKNKLMMVENTKEYHAMMREMDSLEKMNRMREEEKVTLMEDLKDQEVLFESLSEEIKAQEADLKEKQTSMELELNKIKNKRKKLEKEKQAACELIPEPIFKRYDYIRTRLESPVIVSVTDGICNGCHISIPPQKFIELQKGEQILSCPNCHRLIYWEDHFFPQENAKEAAKK; encoded by the coding sequence TTGAGCCTTTACATCGATCAAATACGACAGCTGGTCATCCTGCAGAAAATCGATTCCCAGATCATTGAAATCGACAAACGTCTGGAAGAAGCCCCCAAGGAGCTCGAAAGTCTGCAAGAAGCCCTGACCACGAAAAACGAGCGTCTTGGACAGCTCAAGGAACGCGTCGATATCCTCAAGGATCAGCAGCACAAGCTCGAAACGGATATCGAGGAAGATGCCACACGCATCAAGAAGAGCAAGAACAAACTCATGATGGTGGAAAATACCAAGGAATACCACGCCATGATGAGGGAAATGGACAGTCTCGAAAAGATGAACCGGATGCGTGAAGAAGAAAAGGTCACCCTCATGGAAGATCTCAAGGACCAGGAAGTCCTGTTCGAGAGCCTTTCCGAGGAGATCAAGGCCCAGGAGGCGGATCTCAAGGAAAAGCAAACATCCATGGAACTCGAGCTGAACAAGATAAAAAACAAGCGGAAAAAACTTGAAAAGGAAAAACAGGCTGCGTGCGAGCTTATTCCGGAGCCTATTTTCAAGCGCTATGATTATATCCGGACACGGCTGGAAAGCCCTGTTATTGTTTCCGTGACCGATGGCATCTGTAACGGCTGCCACATCAGCATTCCGCCCCAAAAATTCATTGAACTCCAAAAGGGTGAACAAATCCTTAGCTGCCCCAATTGTCACCGCTTGATTTACTGGGAAGACCACTTCTTTCCCCAGGAAAACGCCAAGGAAGCTGCCAAGAAATAA
- the coaD gene encoding pantetheine-phosphate adenylyltransferase translates to MGASGRRIAIYPGTFDPLTNGHVSLIRRGFDIFDGVLVAVAADTGKKTLFSLDERVRMVREVFAREPRVTVEPFAGLLMDFVRRKKCKAILRGLRAVSDFEYEFQMGLMNRRLHQGAQTIYMMTDYKWLYISSTIIKNVAELGGDIRGLVPDSVEKQLIRRYQELREGKA, encoded by the coding sequence ATGGGAGCTTCCGGCAGACGCATAGCCATTTATCCCGGCACATTCGATCCGCTGACCAATGGCCATGTCAGTCTGATACGCCGCGGGTTTGATATTTTTGATGGCGTTCTTGTGGCCGTGGCCGCTGATACCGGGAAAAAGACCCTGTTCAGCCTTGATGAGCGCGTGCGCATGGTCCGGGAGGTTTTTGCCCGGGAGCCCCGGGTCACGGTGGAGCCCTTTGCCGGTCTGCTCATGGATTTTGTGCGCAGGAAGAAATGCAAGGCCATTTTGCGCGGGCTGCGGGCTGTTTCGGATTTCGAGTATGAATTCCAGATGGGTCTCATGAACCGACGGCTGCACCAGGGGGCTCAAACCATTTACATGATGACCGATTACAAATGGTTGTACATCAGTTCGACCATCATCAAGAATGTGGCCGAACTTGGTGGCGACATCCGCGGGCTTGTGCCTGACAGCGTTGAAAAACAATTGATACGCAGATACCAGGAACTGCGGGAAGGGAAAGCATGA